Below is a genomic region from Pararhizobium sp. A13.
CTGGCCGACGAACATCAGGTCGGCCATACCGACAGCCGAAACCAATGCGCTCTCCTTGAAGAGGCTGACGCAATTCGACAGCAGCGTCGGGACGGCGCGCAGCACCGCCTGGGGCAGGATGACACTCGTAACCTGGACGCGGCGTGGCAGCCCGAGTGCGACGCAGGCATCGAGCTGCTCCGGCCCGATCGATTTCAGGGAGGCGCGGAAAGTCTCGCTGGTGATCGCACCCATATAGAGGGTCAGTGCGATGACGCCGGAAGCAAGATTGGAAAGCTCGACGCCGAGGATCAGCGGCAGGCAGAAGAAGATCCAGAAGAGCTGGATGAGCACAGGGGTGCCGCGGAAGAACTCGACATAGACGCTGGAAATGCCGCGCAGCACCGAGCTGCGCGACGTTCGGGCAAGGCCGACGAGGAAGCCGAGCGTGCAGCCGAGAACAACGCAGATCAGCGTGAGCTTGACGGTGGTCCAGAGACCGAGCGCGAGCGCATTCTGGAAGCGAAGGACGATCGAGAAGTCGAGAGCCATGGTCTTGTCCTCAGCCCGTTACCAGTTGGCGACGGCGTTCCAGGAAACCGACGATTTGGGCAACCGGGAAGGAGACCGCGAAGTAGACGAGCGCGACAATTGTGAAGGTTTCAATTGGCCGGTACGTCTCCGTCGCAAGCGTCTTGGCCTCGTACATGAGATCTTGCACGGCCACGATCGCGACCAGAGCGCTTTGCTGGAAACTGCCAATGCCGTTGGTCAGAAGTACGGGAATTGAGGCTCGAATTGCTGTCGGCAGCACGATATAGAGAGTGCGCTGCAGCGGATTGAGACCAAGCGCGATGCCAGCATCGAGTTGCTCGCGCGGCACGCCCTGGATTGCGGCGCGATAGGCTTCCGCGTTGAAGGCCATCAGATTGAGGCCGAGCGCCAGGATGCCCATCGTCATCGAGCCGAGGAAGACGTTGAAGAGCATCGGCACGCAGTAGAAGAACCAGACGATCTGAACGATTGCCGGCGTGCAGCGGAAGAATTCCACGAAAAGCATCGCCGGCACCCGAATGTCGGCTATGCGGCTCATGATCATAAGAGCGAGTGGAAACCCGAGGATGATGCCTATGAGGTTGGCGGCGGCTGTCAGTTGCAGGGTAACGATCAGGCCATCAAGCAGCGGGCCGTAGGAGACTGACTGGAAGTCGAATGTATAGTTCATCTTCGCCCCCTAGTGCCGGATATGGAAAACGCGGTCGATGAACTCGCGGGTGCGCTCTTCCTTCGGCGAGCCGAGCACCTGCTCCGGAGGGCCATCCTCGACAACCACGCCGCCCGCACAGAAGATGACGCGCGAGGCGATGTTCTTCGCGAACCACATGTCGTGGGTGACGATCATCATCGGCATGTCTTGGGCGGCTAGCTGTAAGATGACCTGTTCGACCTCGGCGACGAGTTCTGGATCAAGAGCCGACGTCACCTCGTCGAACAGCATCAGCTTCGGATCGAGCATCAGGGCGCGAGCGATCGCCACACGTTGTTTCTGTCCGCCTGAAAGCTGCGCCGGATAAGCACTCGCCTTTGCGCC
It encodes:
- a CDS encoding amino acid ABC transporter permease, translating into MALDFSIVLRFQNALALGLWTTVKLTLICVVLGCTLGFLVGLARTSRSSVLRGISSVYVEFFRGTPVLIQLFWIFFCLPLILGVELSNLASGVIALTLYMGAITSETFRASLKSIGPEQLDACVALGLPRRVQVTSVILPQAVLRAVPTLLSNCVSLFKESALVSAVGMADLMFVGQNISNNTARPVEVLTIVALIYFAIAFPLTRAVTLIEQRFLKKLAI
- a CDS encoding amino acid ABC transporter permease — encoded protein: MNYTFDFQSVSYGPLLDGLIVTLQLTAAANLIGIILGFPLALMIMSRIADIRVPAMLFVEFFRCTPAIVQIVWFFYCVPMLFNVFLGSMTMGILALGLNLMAFNAEAYRAAIQGVPREQLDAGIALGLNPLQRTLYIVLPTAIRASIPVLLTNGIGSFQQSALVAIVAVQDLMYEAKTLATETYRPIETFTIVALVYFAVSFPVAQIVGFLERRRQLVTG